The following is a genomic window from Ethanoligenens harbinense YUAN-3.
CCGAAAGAGTGGCCGCCGCGCGCGAAAGCGTGAGATATTCCAGCCCGACGTTTTTCAAAAAACCCAGCCGCTCGCGCACTTCCTTGAGAATGCGCCCGGCGATGAGCTGTTCTCTGGGCGTGAGTTCCAATCCATCGAGAAATGCCAGCGCCTTGGTGATGGACAGGCGGCAGAACGCGTCGATATTCAGCCCGCCCACCGTGACAGCCAGCACCTCTTTTTTCAGACGCGCGCCGTGGCAGGTGGGACAGGGCTCCTTGCTCATACAGCTTTCGATCTCGGCGCGCATCCAGTCGCTCTGCGTTTCTTTATACCGCCGCTCCAGATTGTTTACCACGCCCTCAAACGGCGCGTGGAAGGTACCGGAGCCGAACGCGCCCTCCCGCCGGAGGGTGATTTTCTCATCGCCGGTGCCAAAAAGAATGACGTCCAACGCCTTTTTCGGCAGGTCTTTCACCGGGACAGAGAGCGAAAAACCGTAATGCTCCGCCAGCCCGGTGTAATACATATGCGAGATGGAACCGCCGTCCAACGCATTCCAGCCGCTGGCCTGCACCGCGCCGCCCTCGATGCTGCGGGTCTTGTCCGGGATGATGCGTTCGGGGTCGATGCGCATGCGGAAACCCAGACCGCCGCAGGTCTCGCACGCGCCATAGGGGTTGTTGAACGAGAACATGCGGGGCGAAAGCTCCTCCATGCTCACGCCGTGCTCCGGGCAGGCGTAGTTCTGCGAAAAGAGGATTTCCTCACCGCCCACCACATCGGCGATGGCCAGCCCGCCCGAAAGCGCGGTGGCGGTCTCGAGCGAATCAGCCAGACGGCCGCGCACTTCCGGCTTGACCACCAGACGGTCCACCACGATCTCGATGTTGTGCTTCTGGTTCTTGGTGGGCTTAATTTCCTCGGTCAGATCATAGAGATTGCCGTCCACCCGCACGCGGGCAAAACCGCCGCGCCGTGCGGCCTCAAATTCCTTCTGGTGCTCACCCTTGCGCGCACGCACCACCGGCGCCAGGATCTGAAGTTTGGTTCCCTCGGGCAGCGCCAGCACCTGATCGACGATCTGGTCGATGGTCTGCTGCCTGATCTCCCGCCCGCAGACCGGGCAATGCGGGATTCCTATGCGCGCATAAAGCAGGCGCAGATAGTCGTAGATCTCGGTTACGGTGCCCACGGTGGAACGCGGGTTATTGGAGGTGGTCTTCTGGTCGATGGAAATGGCGGGCGAAAGGCCGTCGATATAGTCCACATCCGGCTTGTCCATCTGCCCTAAGAACTGGCGGGCATAGGAGGACAGCGATTCCACATACCGTCTTTGCCCCTCGGCATAGATCGTATCGAACGCCAGCGAGGATTTGCCGCTGCCGGAAAGCCCTGTGAAGACGATGAGCTTGTCGCGCGGCAGTTCCAGATCGACGTTTTTCAGGTTGTGCGCGCGCGCGCCCTTGATGAAAATGGTGTTTTTCGGCATTGGTTTTCCCCCTCCGATGTATTACGGAAATAAGCACCCTGCGGCGCGGTTTTCAGGAAACGACAACGGCACCGGTGATACTCCCCACTTTGGTATCGGACGAAACGGTGAGGCCCGAGTGAAACACGGTAGTCTCCGCGCCGCCGGTCACCTGTTTATGCGTGGTGCTCGACTGCACCAGACCGTCCGCAGCCTGCAAATGGATATCCCCCGTACCGGCATAGATGCTCAGATTGCCCGTGCCCGGCTGTGCACCGGTGAACGCACAGGTGACGTTGCCCACATCCGCCTTCAGCAGGCTTTCACCGGAAAACGTGGGATTTTCCGCATCCACATCGCCCACGTCCGCCTGCGCGGTCACCACCCCATGCGGCGCGTTCAGGCGGATGTCGCCCACCTTTGTGTATAGGACGAACGAATCCATGCTTTGCGGCACGGTGATGTCGAGATCCGCCGAATAATCCGTATCCGGGCGGTTTTGCTTAATCCACTGCCACATATCCGTACGGGTCTTGCTGCTGCGCACGGCCACACGGAGAATTTTGCCGTCCTGTGTGAGCGCGACCTCCGTCAGGCCGAGCAGTTCCTCCGCGCCGGACGCCGTCTTGCCGTGGTTGGCCTTGACGGACGCCTGCACGGACACATCCTGCCCATCTCCATACGACACCGTCACGTCGCCGACGGAAATGTCCGTATTCAGCGAGACCGCGCCGGACGGTATCGCTTCCTGTGCCGTGCAGGTTTTAGTACGCGCGTTCTGCGGACTCAACGTATCGTCGTGAAACATACAGCCGGTGAACAGGAACAGGCAGGCGGCGGCAGCCGCGGCACAGCGAATCGTTTTCACAATCGGTCACTCCCATGCGGTCGGTAGATAGTCAGCCGTTCAGGTCATGCGGCCCTAGCGCCTCCGCGGCCTGGCGGGCTTCTTCGGTTTCTCCTCCACGCCGGTGCCCTCGCCGCGCAGTTCCTTGATCTTATCGCGGAGAAACGCGGCCTGCTCGAACTCCAACATGCGGGCGGCCTCTTTCATTTCAACGCTCAGCTTGCGGATGATTTTGTCCCGCTCGGGTTTAGGCAGCTTCTTAAAGGATTTGCGGTCCTGCGTGTCGTCCTTGGACGAAATCTCAATGATGTCGCGCACGTCTTTGACGATGGTCTTGGGCGTGATGCCGTGCGCTTCGTTATACTGCGTCTGAATGGCGCGGCGGCGCTCGGTCTCGCTGATGGCGCGCTCCATGGAGGGCGTGACGGTGTCGGCATACAGGATGACCAAACCGTTCGCGTTGCGCGCCGCCCGCCCGATGGTCTGCACCAGAGAGGTCTCGCTGCGCAGGAAGCCTTCCTTGTCGGCGTCGAGGATGGCCACCAGCGACACTTCCGGGATATCCAGCCCCTCGCGCAGCAGGTTAATACCCACCAGCACGTCGAACCCGCCCAGCCGCAGGTCACGGATGATCTGCATCCGCTCGATAGCCTCGATGTCGTGGTGCATGTACCGCACCTTCACGCCCATACCGTCGAAATAGCGTGTGAGGTCCTCGGCCATCTTCTTGGTCAGGGTGGTCACCAGTACGCGCTCATGCCGCTCCACCCGCAGGTTGATCTCGGAAAGCAGGTCGTCGATCTGCCCGTCGGTGGGGCGCACCTGCACCTCGGGATCGACCAGCCCGGTGGGGCGGATGACCTGCTCGACGATCTGTGCGCTTTCCTCTCGCTCAAAATCGCCCGGCGTGGCACTGACAAACACCGCCTGGTTGACATGCCTTAAGAACTCCTCAAAATTGAGCGGGCGGTTATCCAGCGCAGAGGGCAAACGGAAACCGTAGTCCACCAGCGTCTGCTTGCGGGCGCGGTCGCCGGCCGACATGCCGCGCACCTGCGGCAGCGTGACATGCGACTCGTCCACAAACAGCAGATAATCGTCGGGAAAATAGTCGAGCAGCGTGAACGGCGTGGCTCCCGGCGGACGGCGCAGCAGCACGCGCGAATAGTTCTCGATGCCGCTGCAGAAGCCGATCTCCCGCAGCATCTCGATGTCGTATTTGGTGCGCTGCTCGATGCGCTGGGCTTCCAGAAGTTTATCGTGCGCGCGGAACCATTTGACACGCTCCACCATTTCCTGCTCAAGATCGTCCAGCGCGGGCAGCATCTTTTCCTCCGGCACGATGTAGTGCGAAGCCGGATAAATGGCGACATGCCCCAGCATGCCTTTGACCTCGCCGGTAACGGTGCTGATCTCGGTGATGCGCTCCACCTCATCGCCGAAAAACTCGATGCGGACGGCGTTCTCACCCGAGTAGGCGGGAAAGACCTCCACCACGTCGCCCCGCACGCGGAACTTATTGCGCACAAAGTTGACGTCATTGCGCTCATACTGGAGGGAAACCAGCTTTTTGAGCACCTCGTCGCGGTCGCGCTGCATGCCCGGGCGCAAAGAGATAACCATGTTGCGGTAGTCGATCGGGTCGCCTAGGTTGTAGATGCAGGACACGGACGCGACGATGACGACATCCCGCCGCTCGGACAGCGCCGACGTGGCGGAGTGGCGGAGCTTGTCGATCTCGTCATTGATGGCGCTGTCCTTTTCGATATAGGTATCGGTCGAGGGCACGTAGGCCTCCGGCTGATAATAGTCGTAATAGCTCACGAAATATTCCACGGCGTTGTCCGGGAAAAACTCCTTGAACTCACTGCAGAGCTGGGCGGCCAGCGTCTTGTTATGGGCCAGCACCAGCGTGGGGCGGTTCACTTTGGCAATGATGTTCGCCATCGTGAACGTCTTACCCGAACCGGTGACGCCGAGCAGCGTCTGCGCGCGGTCGCCGCGCAGCACGCCGTCGGCCAACTGCTTGATGGCCGCGGGCTGGTCGCCCGTCGGCTGATAAGGGGAAACAAGATGAAAGGTATCCATGGAAAAGCCCTCCGGGCACGGAAACACGTGCGGGAACCGCGGCGCGCGTCATCGCGCGGCAACGGCCGCATCAAGTGGGACGAAACATCCCTACTGAAACAGTATACCACAAAAAGCAGGCGAAAACGCGGGCATTCCGCAGGAAAAGGACACACCGCTTACAGAACCATTGATGGAGTCCGGATACGCGTCCGGGCGGAAAACCCGTCTTGCCCAGTGCAAACTCCATCCGGTCTGATCTCTCAGAAAACCGCAAATCCGTCGCGCACGGCGAACAGATGCCCGGTGGTGGGGGTGGCCGCGAGGGAAACCCAGTCCTTCCCCGCAATGATGAGGTGGTCGAGCAGGCGGATATCCACCGTGCGCAGAGCGTCCGCCACCTGCGCGGTAACGTGCACGTCTTCCTCAGAGGGGATGGCTAACCCCCCCGGATGGTTGTGCGCGAGGATGACGTCGGTGGCGGCGTAGCGCACCACGATCTCCACGATGCGCCGCACACTGACCGACGCGGCGTTTACGCTGCCCTCGAACACCTGCCCGCAGAAGAGCACCTTGCCCTTGCCGTCGATGCACATGAGCGCGACGATCTCGGCCGTGCGCCCCATGAAAAACGGTAAGAGGTATTTTGCAGCATCTTCGGAATCCCGGACGATGCGCCCCGCGTCGCTGAGATCCATCAGGTAGCGGCGGCAGACCTCGGGAAACAGCTTGAGGAGAATGGCGGTGTTCTGCCCGATGCCCGGTACCTTTTGCAACTCCTCGAGCGGGGCGTCGAACACGCTGGAGAGGGAACCGCCGAACGCATCGAGCAGGCGATGGGAAAGCTCGTTGGTATCCCGCCGAGGCAGCGAGTAAAACAGGATCATTTCCAGAATGACATGCGGCTCAAAATGGTCCAGCCCTTCCGCGGCAAAGCGGGCTTTCAGCCGCTCGCGGTGCCCTTCGTGCGCGTTTCCCTCTTTCTGCTTCACGGTGTCGTCCCCTTACGGCCATCCGGCCTGCGTATGTTTATATCATACCAAAAAAGAGCATGTTTGAAAAGTACCGCACGCGGGCGGGATGTGGTATACTGTAGATATCCGTATCACAGGCGGTCTTTACCGCCAAATCAACCGAAACGGGGAT
Proteins encoded in this region:
- a CDS encoding JAB domain-containing protein yields the protein MKQKEGNAHEGHRERLKARFAAEGLDHFEPHVILEMILFYSLPRRDTNELSHRLLDAFGGSLSSVFDAPLEELQKVPGIGQNTAILLKLFPEVCRRYLMDLSDAGRIVRDSEDAAKYLLPFFMGRTAEIVALMCIDGKGKVLFCGQVFEGSVNAASVSVRRIVEIVVRYAATDVILAHNHPGGLAIPSEEDVHVTAQVADALRTVDIRLLDHLIIAGKDWVSLAATPTTGHLFAVRDGFAVF
- the uvrB gene encoding excinuclease ABC subunit UvrB — its product is MDTFHLVSPYQPTGDQPAAIKQLADGVLRGDRAQTLLGVTGSGKTFTMANIIAKVNRPTLVLAHNKTLAAQLCSEFKEFFPDNAVEYFVSYYDYYQPEAYVPSTDTYIEKDSAINDEIDKLRHSATSALSERRDVVIVASVSCIYNLGDPIDYRNMVISLRPGMQRDRDEVLKKLVSLQYERNDVNFVRNKFRVRGDVVEVFPAYSGENAVRIEFFGDEVERITEISTVTGEVKGMLGHVAIYPASHYIVPEEKMLPALDDLEQEMVERVKWFRAHDKLLEAQRIEQRTKYDIEMLREIGFCSGIENYSRVLLRRPPGATPFTLLDYFPDDYLLFVDESHVTLPQVRGMSAGDRARKQTLVDYGFRLPSALDNRPLNFEEFLRHVNQAVFVSATPGDFEREESAQIVEQVIRPTGLVDPEVQVRPTDGQIDDLLSEINLRVERHERVLVTTLTKKMAEDLTRYFDGMGVKVRYMHHDIEAIERMQIIRDLRLGGFDVLVGINLLREGLDIPEVSLVAILDADKEGFLRSETSLVQTIGRAARNANGLVILYADTVTPSMERAISETERRRAIQTQYNEAHGITPKTIVKDVRDIIEISSKDDTQDRKSFKKLPKPERDKIIRKLSVEMKEAARMLEFEQAAFLRDKIKELRGEGTGVEEKPKKPARPRRR
- the uvrA gene encoding excinuclease ABC subunit UvrA, with the translated sequence MPKNTIFIKGARAHNLKNVDLELPRDKLIVFTGLSGSGKSSLAFDTIYAEGQRRYVESLSSYARQFLGQMDKPDVDYIDGLSPAISIDQKTTSNNPRSTVGTVTEIYDYLRLLYARIGIPHCPVCGREIRQQTIDQIVDQVLALPEGTKLQILAPVVRARKGEHQKEFEAARRGGFARVRVDGNLYDLTEEIKPTKNQKHNIEIVVDRLVVKPEVRGRLADSLETATALSGGLAIADVVGGEEILFSQNYACPEHGVSMEELSPRMFSFNNPYGACETCGGLGFRMRIDPERIIPDKTRSIEGGAVQASGWNALDGGSISHMYYTGLAEHYGFSLSVPVKDLPKKALDVILFGTGDEKITLRREGAFGSGTFHAPFEGVVNNLERRYKETQSDWMRAEIESCMSKEPCPTCHGARLKKEVLAVTVGGLNIDAFCRLSITKALAFLDGLELTPREQLIAGRILKEVRERLGFLKNVGLEYLTLSRAAATLSGGESQRIRLATQIGSSLVGVLYILDEPSIGLHQRDNDRLLATLRHLRDIGNTLIVVEHDEDTMYAADWIVDVGPGAGVHGGQIICAGTVEDIKACPESVTGQYLSGVKRIEVPESRRKGNGHKLVVKGARENNLKGITVKVPLGTFTCVTGVSGSGKSSLVNEIIHKRLAAELNGARTHPGAHSEMTGIEYLDKVIDIDQSPIGRTPRSNPATYTGVFTDIRSLFAATQDAKMRGYTASRFSFNVKGGRCEACQGDGIIKIEMHFLPDVYVPCDVCKGHRYNRETLEVKYKGKSIYDVLEMTVEEGLSFFENVPRVQRKLQTLFDVGLGYVKIGQPATTLSGGEAQRVKLATELARRSTGKTIYILDEPTTGLHVADVHRLIDVLQTLVDGGNTVLVIEHNLDVIKTADHLIDLGPEGGDGGGTLVVAGTPEEVAACEASYTGQYLKKYLPQPVSASAHAPNRADA